gtctgaatacttacgtaaatgtaacaaaatgtggaaaaggtcaaggggtctgaataccttccgaatgcactgttcaAACTTCAACATTTTGCCTGTTTTGGTAAAACATAGTCACTGTTCTATTACCAGTGGCaggtactgtgtgtatgtgttcacagAAACATGTATGGAGCCAGCACATGGAGAAGAATGTGATTCAAGAATGTGATAAAGTCCAGACTGACAGACTAGCTTGATACTGATGTAACTAAGTGGAGAGACCTGTCACTCAGCACTAACATTTTACTAGACAACTTTTACTTGaattgtattttttgttgttattgatTTGAATGGTATCattcaatatggggagggagaaaccctgtgtattctgcaccAGGATCAGGGAACCCCTGCTGTATACGGGACACCACACAGGAAGGTGTGTGACATGTTTGCCAAAGTAATTTcattaccaccagacaaaatGCCCATAGGCACAGTGTCTGTATCAGCTGGGAATGGTGAAAGGTACACATTGTTATATCAGCAGAATACTGCTTCTATGGTATTATATAAAAGGTTGTTTGTCAAGGACACATCCAAGAAACatccacatcaaaccacacccccaaaCCAACTCACGCTTGGCTTCTGTCATGGCCACCAGCAATTCTTGAGGAGCAAGTTCTGCTTTAAAGTTATTGCCCATTTTATACAGAGAATTTCGCATAGTAGGCAGTGTAACCAATCCCAGCCCTCTTTTTACTTGTATCATTGCACATCCAGCAAAATACCAGCAGAGAGCAACCTTTTTTAATCAATTTTCACATTCACTCTGTTGGTAATGCCTACAAATCGGATCAGAACTCTAAAAGTAGCAGAGACCTATGCTTGCTATGCCTATAAAGTATATTATGTTCAACAATATCTTGCCCAGTCAAacatgtttatatatttttttatatttgtaaagtaacgtaaaaaaaaaaaaaagttattgaaATCAAAACACTACTGATATTACAGAGCAAACGATAAAGCTTCATATGACACCAATGTTTGCTTAgtagcacctacagatgaaacactatggagtcttaaaggaggcctgtgGAAGGCCAAATGTCACAAATATGCCAACTTTTCTCaattatttctcaattatgcttttagatacaagtgtcaaatatatgtcaacaattcTTCCTCCAAAATGGATGATGGATTACACTTTGTGAAATCCCACAAATCAATGGGTCCTGTCTGAGGTGATTGAGCCAGCAACACCACAGAAGGCAGTGCGCCACTGACAGAATTATGCAGAGGAGACAGTAAATATAAAAAGAGACAGAGGTAAATATGCTGACTACCTGCTGCCTTGATCTAAACCTCCCCGCTTCACACAATGTTACCTGCTCTCTGAGacagacacgtagacacacacagagagatgcccagacagagagacatgcagGCAGGCGGTTAGGTATGCAGGCAGGCGGTTAGATATGCAGGCAGGCACACCCCCCATGCTATCCTAATCCCCTGGTCACCCATTAATATGTATGGGCTGAGTCACAGCATTACTGTGCTTTTTGTATAATATTCCATTCTCCCTGcaggtatagtgtgtgtgtgtgtgtgtgtgtgtgtgtgtgtgtgttccatccCCCTGCAGAGCATGGAGATATGAGTTAAGAGACGTGAAGATTAAAATCCCCATACCTGAGGCAGAGTACATAATTAAGTAGAGGGAATTTAATAAGTAAACAGCAGCTATGGGTTAAACCTTTTTATCCACTCACCTCCCTGAaaagcacacgcacgcacacacacacacactcccttggGACCATGCTAAAGTTTAATCTCTTCAAACttccccttcacacacacacacccttccctcTGCCAGCATTGAActgtagtctgaactgtagtagtCTTGCATAATGAGAAGCTGTGGCATTTGAGAGCATGGAGAGGACACACTGACAAATCGACCTAATGGTTCCTGACGCTTCAGCCTGTGAGTGAGGAGGGAAGTGGATTCTCCTGAACAGGCCACACCTCTCTGGTGGGAAGACAGGAGACAAAAGGTCCAGGAAGGCCCAGGGGCAGCATTGGTATTCTAGTATGATAATATGCCAAGGCTGGTATTCCAGTGAGTacgatattaaactgattatgacAGTAGGCAGATTATGCAATAGTCACGGAAACACCTTCATTCTGCTTATATTAAATCGCCATGAGGTCCAAATTGAAGTATGCATATGTcgattaaaacacctggttttctgagcaatctcTCAACTTATTAGGACATTaaaaacacctggttttcatgTGCTACCACCAGCAATCCCTCTTTAGCACAAGTGAAGTGGGTTCGTAACAACGGAATGCATGCGTCTTAGAagtagttttcacatacaaactttataTATGTCTGAACTCAGAATCAAATAGGcttcccaaacataacactgtggTAGGACGTTTATTTTGATTGGCATTGATAAGAGTGATagcaggtagcctgatttcagatgtgtccatgtaaatataattattagggaaatcgttcTTCCTGCAAAGCATGTCGTTGTTTTAATCCACAATAATCATAATATTGTGTACATGTAACTGTACTCAGTGACTACTTGCCAATAAGGGTATTACCTTTTCACAGGGTGTTCAAATGAACCTGCTACATTATGGTGCTTGACAGCGGGTCAGCTCTCAGAGGGGACGGCGTCAAGCCGCTCCTCTCACAGAGAGTGACATAGTTATGTAACGACACAGCAGAGTGTTAATGCTGCAGGGTTCGCTGGAGGGCCAGGTTCAACACTGTCTACGGTAAATAAATTAGACCTGGCTGATTAGCAATGACCTCCCGCGTGCGCACGCGTGAACACACAGTTTTACTCCCAGTGACTGTGTCCCCACACTAAGTTATTTAGGCTGACATTAAAGACATTATTTCCAAGGTTGACCGGGGATAAAGAAAGTCTATTTGAGTTGCTGTGTGTTAAAATGGGCCAACCTGGCAAGAGGGAGAGCAACTTAGCTACCTGCCAATCCTATAGCCTACTGTAGGAACCAACAGCACAGAGAGAAATTATTAATATCACTCTGACCGCTGCCAAATAATCAATCCTATACACTGAACAATAAACTCCTTAGAGGAAAACCTACAGTCACTAACACAATATAAAGGACTCTGTGctattttctattttatttaactaggcaagtcacctaagaacaaattcttatttataatgacggcctaccccggccaaaccttgaCGCCggtccaattgtgcgccgccctatgaagACAGATTTAGGTGGTGATGTCATAAATATCTAGATTTTTAGAAAGGTATGACGCTCCAGGAAGCCAAGTGGAAGCCTTCTCAGTGAACGGAACACAGTGAGTAAATAGGAATAATTGGCTCCCATGTATACTTCCTCTGTCTCATTTAGGATGTAATCTCTGTGTATTCCATCTTTAGCTCACACTAGACTGATGTGTGTCATACTGCCACAGCTGGGTTTTGTTCTTAGAGAATTAGGAGAATAAATCAGACTTTCTCGTTCAAAGCAGTGTTCCCGAGGTGGAAACACTGTCGGCCATATTGGAATGTTAGTTGTAATAGTGTGGTTGTACTGACCTCAGGGTTGGTCCACTTGGTCTTGATATGGTCAGCCATGTTCTGTGTGCAGCCCAGCAGGTCATAACCCTCCCTGCTCTGGAGGAGAAcaaagacaacacagagacagacagtcacacaaTTTGAAGTTGGTTTGTTTTTGAATTTTGTAAAATTCCATCACTCCTAGGCTTAATCTATTCCTCAGAGGCAAAATTATGATGATGATTACCCCACTTGGTTCATCACTAATTGGTACTATAATGATATGGGGTGTAAATGGGGCCATGATaatgtcatctctctcctccctgcgtagtgatgatgatgtgtcATTCCCTCTCCTGCACATTATCCATGATATCTCCTCTGCCCACAGAGagcagtcagttagtcagttagtcacGGGATGGGACGGGCTGTAAAACGCCTGCAGTAAAAAGCCATCTGGGAAGGAATCGCTCCCTAGCCAAACAGACATTGGAATATGTTAATCATATAAAAATAAAGTTGTTTCCATACAAATTATTAATAGGGCTTAATAATTGGGAGGATTTGTCATGAGGTCATTGTAGCCTTTACATGGTGGCATACTATTATTATTTTGACATGAAATTATTGTGTTAAACCTATGGAGATACTCTGCTCAACTTTTATAAATCCCTAGTGTGTTGACTGGAGGTAATGTATCCGTGCATGAAAGCTATTAGTTTATTGTAATCATATAATATTACAGACACTACATAAACAATATTGATAGTATTGTTTCTCCTATAGGGGATGTAATTTGCAGTAGAGGACTTAGAATGAGTTACATACAGGCTGTGTCACTTCACTGTatgccagtggaggctcctcagaggaagaaggggaggaccatcctcctcagtggatttcatgaaaattaaaacggtaaaacattgaaaaagttatccttttaaatacaactatactaaatataatcacgtcatcaaataattgattaaaacacactattttgcaaagaaggtctacagtagcctcaacagctatctgtggggtagcaccatggtgttgcCGGAagacagctagtttccgtcctcctcaggatacattgacttcaatacaaaacctaggaggctcatggttctcacccccttccatagacttacacagtaattatgacaacttccagaggagagtcctccaacctatcagagctgtTGCAGAATGAACAGACATGTCCGCCCAATCAAAGGGtcagataattaatctagtactgaaagcataagctacagcagtgcataaaatgtggtgagtggTTTACTCAAAGAGAAAGAACGACAGTAGTTGTAAATGTCTTCCAAAATGAAAGAGAAGcaagaaagaaatagagagagattgtCTTTTTTTCTCACTTTGTTTCCCTTACTTAGCTATCAAATGCAGCTAGCaggtttagcctactcaaacatccTGCTCAAACagaaggatgctatgttagctagcaggctatgactatccaacaaaacactggaactcttccaagtctaGGTAAACTTTGGTTTGACTAATTTATTGCCGCAGGTGTAAGTGCTTACTGACTttacactgtaacgttactgcctgattgtagcgggtttacgaACGCGTTAGTTCTATTGGCTATGCagactatgacgttactttagctaatatggtgactacgatgtaggctgtgtgtagtggtttggcttggaaaggttttttcacctggtcacatacagatgATGTGCATTGAAATCCACAAGCGAAAGGAagagttgagaggaggagagcccaTAGACGCAAGAAGAAATACAATGTGGCTGATATGAAAGTgaatgtgatcaggggtgtattcatttcaccaattctgttgaaaaattATTCTCATAACAGAAGCAAACGGACCaaaatggggataaacatacctgaatatctccaatagaaactcttgtttgcaaatgttggactaatgattacaccctatatcagctagatgcaagCAGGAGTGTGTAAGGCTGTATGGAATTTCaatgtctgtccatgtgtcactgtctgccacctcaaatttgtctctcaacctgtgtgcacctacattgtaaactttaattcataggctaggttgtagcaacctcgtgATGGGTATCGGGAAACATTGAGTATCGTGTAGTAGTCTAAACCTATCGCTgatacattgaactgggtgaatggaacatgaatgacagtcatccaatatgctgtaatagaaataaggccatgctgaagaaaaaaaactaaatgcctccctcatcttaaatggcaaTGACTGCTACTGCTATACGATTTCTATCCATGAAGAATACCTTTGCAGGTCATTTAATCAAGGACACAGGTGGCAAGGATCTCTTTCCCCCTTTACAATGAAATGCAAGTTCAGAACTCTTGTTGGCCGTTGTTAAGGGTCTGCATGTTTGTATACACTCTATATACAAAAGTATAAAAGGACACCCCTTCAGAATAGCGGAttatcttgtggctgaatggaagcaagtccccccacagcaatgttccaacatctagtggaaagccttcccagaagagtggaggctgttatggcagccagggggggggaccaactccatattaatgcccatgatttcggAATGAGATGTTCGGCAAGCAGATGTCCACAAACCTTTGGTCATGTACTGTAGTGTTTGTTAAATTGTGGGACTGTGCTTAAATCCATGTTATAAATGTGGTACTGCGCTTATATCAAGTTTATTAACAGTGGTACAGTGTAATATCTATGTTATAAACATGGGTTGACAGGTAGTGATCATTCTTATGTGAAGTCATTGCGAGTCCGCCTGCAGGTATGATATTTTTAAGTGCGACTCACCTTTTGCCAGATGTAGGCCTCGTGCAAGGTGATGATCTCATGCTCGCGGTGCTCCCCCTGCACGGCACACACCACACAGATGACCTTCTCGTCAGTCTTGCAGTAAAGAGTACCCTCCTGGCCATGCTCATTACAGCGCAGCCTCTCCACTGTCACCGTCTCCCTCTTACTGCCCCCCTCTGGGGCTGCCACCGcctcttcatcaccatcatcttcatcatcaactTTCCCCTCCCCttggactctctctcctccacacgcCTCGTTCTCTTGTACCCCAGCCCCACCGCATGCCCCATTTTCCACCACCTCTTGCTCTGCCCTACGCCCAATCTCTCGAACCCTTTCGTCCCCCTCCCTTGGGTCTCTGTCCCTGGCCGGCTGTTGGGACCGGGCCTGGGGCTGCGCCACTTCCTGGTCGTAGGGCGTCAGTAGGTGTCGTGTGCTGTGGACATGTTTCTCAGCATGGGTAGAGCAGAAGGCAAAGCTGCAGGTGTAACACACCTGGGTTGCCTGCTGGGCCTCGTCAGGCTCACAAGCGTCACATGACCCGTCCATCTGTGGTAACTCCTCCTCCTCAGGTCCTCCACTTCCTCTCCAGGGTTTCCCTTGGTCTGTCATTGTGGTGGGTATGAGTAGGGTCAATAGGGGGCGATGAGCAGGACACCCTGTAGGAGAGATCAGTAGTACAGGACAGAGTAAATAAATAGTGGTGACCAGGGAATACACTCACACCAAGCTCTGCAGAAAGGTTATGTAGTCAGAATGTTACAGTCAGCTCTTCTAGACATATCACATGTGTTTGGGAGGGACAGACAATCTCTCTCTAAGAAAACAACAGTAATCTACACCTTTAACAAACACATCCTCCTACTGTACATCACCTAAGCAACAGCAACAAGTTGTAGCGACTACTGTCAGAGGGAAAACACAACCCAATTCTTCCACAGGTACTGTactgggtaggttactttctaaatgtaatccgttacgttacctgtccaaaattgtaatcagcaaAGTAATATTGGGATTAACCAAACTCAGTaaagtaatctgattactttgGGTTACTTTCCCCTGAAGAGGCAATTAGAAGAAGACAAGGATATATTGCAGGATAAACCAATGTTAGAGTTTACAGAGCTGGCCATAAATCAATGTTGCATTTTcatttatgggttggttatgtaggcctCTTATAACCCATTGCTTTCTACTACAGATAATAATACGATTAGGCTATATCGTTCCAAAAAAAATCAAAGTCCGTCAGATTTCCCGTCAATCCAATTAATttaataccccttgatcttcaagaatattAAATATGGAATATGGAAATATAGACTAGCCAAATAGTTTTACCtgagcatatacacacacatatgttcTTTTATCTACTCAGGCTCAATTTACTGTTGAGAATTAGAATAGTAGGATACACAAGGTGCAAATTTGAAATGTGTATCAGCAGTTATCTTGTTATGTCACTcaaattagccatgtcagctaacaatttttgattggtaaattagtctagccagaTATCTAAACTATTAATAATGGCCGAATACCTACCGGCACATACCCAGGGGCTCTGACCTCCAGGGAGCCCTcgttgattttgttagtcactctcagtCAGACATAATTAACATGGCATAaattatggcaaaatgtgtagaattgcaggtaaTTCGTTttaaaactacaacattttctctacaccccatggcaaaatgtgtagaattgcagcaagTGAACTTCTCTGCCGTCAAGAGGGCGGTGACTAAAGTGTTTTGCccgagaggtgtgtgtgtggggggtggggggtccaTCCAAAGCTCGCTTAGGGCCtccaaaaggctagggccggccCTGAATCATTtacccaaccaaggagggccccCCAGTTACCCATGTGGGCCCCctacttcttctcctcctcccattTGATGATTAGCAGAGTGGGCTCCTGTGGTTGACAGGtggagtaaaaaaaaatgtgatataaatatacactaccggtcaaaagttttagaacacctactcattcaagggtttttctttattttttacagtgtagaataatagcgaagaaatcaaaactatgaaataacacttatggaatcatgtagtaaccaaaaacaagtgttaaatctaaatatattttatatttgagattcttcaaaatagccttgacagctttgtacactcttggcattctctcaaccagcttcacctggaatgcttttcttccaacagtcttgaaggtatTCCCACATATGTTTGAGCACTTGTTGActcctcccaaaccatctcactttggttgaggtcgggggattgtggaggccaggtcatctgaggcagcactacatcactcgaccttcttggtcaaatagcccttaatcAGCCTGGagctgtgttgggtcattgtccagttgaaaaatAATATTATATTCCCACtaaacccaaaccagatggggtggcatatcgctgcagaatgctgtggtagccatgctgcttaagtgtgccttgaattgtaaataaatcactgacagtgtcatcagcaaagcacccctacaccataacacctcctccatgctttatggtgggaaatacacatgtggagatcattcgttcacctacacagcgtctcacaaagacaaggcggttggaaccaaaaatctcaaatttggactccagactaaaggacaaatttccaccggtctaatgtccattgttcgtgtttcttggcccaagcaagtctcttcttctattTGGTGagctttagtagtggtttctgtgcagcaattcaaacatgaagacctgattcacgcagtctcctctgaacagttgatgttgagatgtctgttactgagtgtctgctacttgaactctaagtagcatttatttgggctgcaatttctgaggcgtgtaactctaatgaatttatcctttgcagcagaggtaactctgagtcttcctttcctgtggctgtcctcatgagagccagtttcatcatagcacttgataggTTTTGCGACTGTGCTTGAAAAAACGTTCAAATTCATTAcattttctgcattgactgaccttcatgtcttaaagtaatgatggactgtcgtttctctttgcttatttgagctgttcttgccataatatggactttgtctatTACCAAATAGGACAATGTTCTGTatgccaaccctaccttgtcactacacaactgattggctgaaaagctataaagaaagaaagaaattccacaaattaacttaacaatgcacacctgttcatttaaatgcattccTTTGGAACATTTTCTCCCAAGCAGGAACCTTAGACCCCGTTAATTTAAAAGTTTCGCTCTGTCGCAAGGTGTTATGGGATATCCTCCCCGGTTAACGAAAAAATATGTTCCAATGCGTGCTTTGTTTTCCAGACTTTTCGCTTATAGAACTTCCGGTAAACTTAGTACATACTTGCCTTTTTGCGTTATGTTTGGACTCGCACTTGAAAATGACAGTTGTCTTACGTACTCGCTATACGCTCTAGATAGAACACGAGTATGCATTTTGGAACTCAGTAATAGTGTATGAGACAAAGGCTGGTACTGTAGTTCCGTAGTAATATTTACGATTATACACAGCAGGGCCTAAACTTAATTCAAATCCGCTATTTTGTTTTCTCTTCGGTTCTCCTTCTCTGTGTTGGGGCCTATTCCCTCCTGAACAATGCTCGGGTATTCTCTCCTTCCTGACACGAACAACCAGCACAAACCGGGCTtcgctgcaacaacaaaaaacaaccaTCTTCTCCCCTCTGCTATATCCAGTTCTCTGACTCATTCACACACTCACTTTTCCCATGTGAGGCCTACCAGTGGGCAGCTCAGTTCAAATGGGTACTCACTGCTGGTATTTTTGTGAGGCAGGCGCTGCAGTCTCGTTCTATTTCTGTCGCTCTTCGTTAAACTCTCTGCTGGGGAGAGCACAGCCAGTgttgacgttagctagctagcacttcCTTATGCAAACTGCCCTGGTCTACTTTCACTTCACAGCTGAAGCTCTGGCTGCATTCACTTCCTTGTTTTCCTCAGCTGCTGGGTATTTATTTttctccccccttcctctctttaCTTCCTGGTTCTATAGCGGCAGccggaaagagagacacagaagtgggagagagaaacTATCTTGACAACCataaaggcagagggagaggaaacAAACTCTTCCACCGTTCTCCTCAGATAGAGCTAAGAGGCGATTGAGCTAGGCTCCACATAAGCAGAAGTGTTTGGTCTGTGTTTAGAGTGCTGCCTCCTACTCTATGGtgaaacataaatacattttccATTAACTAAACCGGTTACGTTGAGTGGCCATGTGCTATTTTAGACGATTGACACGCTGAAAGTCCGCCTCTCCCATCTACTAATTGTTTTTTAGGAGAATACTAACCCACATGGGTGATTTGAAAAATGAAcaaggtccacactccagtccattTGGTGGCGGTAATTCACCTTAAAGTTGTTTGCCAACTGCCATATAGAATTCACAGAATAAGAAAAATACGAAAGATGAGAGATTAATAAAAGAGAACTAACTAAAAACGATCTAGGTTTCCCctttatctgtggattaaatgtcagattaGAAAAAATATGACACAAAATGGGTCAAAATTCTACAAAAATCCAGCTAAAAAAAGTACCatatgcatttcaggtaaaaaatataaaaaaaacaacCCAATGATTATCTAACAAGACAAATTACCTAGTAACAGCAAGCTAGAAATGTCCATTAATGTTTCATCTGTGTTTTGActtgtccccaaatgaatatagttggttcacAGTTGGTTTTGCTATTTTAACCGGCGTGTCATGAATGCATCTGGTGGGAatagacaaaatcaacatgcgcatGGTGTAGGATGCATGCACAGAGCCAGTTTGGTCAAGGTGTAAACTGAAATCACAGTCTGAGTGGGCCTCAGAGGATGTGGACAAAGATGTGTTGCCAATTACAAAATATAAAATAACAAAGCCAGACAAGCCACACTGCAAGAGAATAAACAACagagacaaaaaaacaaaaaaaaagcatTTAGCACAAACGGATGAGAAAATTATATTGTCCAAATCTTTAGTGATTTCCAGTGGAAAATAAGGGCGGCTAAAAAAAACAAATCAGAAGGTCGGATTTCAACAAAGACAACACTTGATATATCTCACTTGGGTAGTTTCACAAGAGTCCCTTTTTGGGTTGTGTAACTTGGTGGGGAATAAAACAGTTACCTCATTTTAATTCTGTCATGACCAGCACATTCAACTTaataaaaaacacatttcccatcTCAAgatgttaaataaaataaaacatgtaattattaaaacatttctagcctgtctatggGTAACATTGTTGAGGTGTTACGCTCGACCCACTCAGTTTTGCACTAGAAAgtggccaaaaagagtagaacgAGCTCACTTGcgtttacactatgatttgactattagatgttcaatgttgatttcgaaaaaaatattttaaaaggaaTAGCTTCACCAAATTAAAAGAGTTCAGTTCACGGTTAACCTTAAATTGAGGGATGAACCCTCATGAAATATATAACAATCATCAGGAATAATGTtctcaaagcaacaaaataactagggctttacaaggATGGTGAAAACCTGGAGAAGGGTGAAACTATGCAGAGGGTTAAGTAAGCTCTAATTGACCAGATATGGCAAGACCACATAACTTACTCACTATAGAACATCATTGCCTTTTTATGCACTTTTTCTCTATGcttattctgaccttgaactttAGTATGAGAATAGCATGCCACTAACCGTTTGAGGTGGAGCACAAATAAATGAAGGTGTGGTGGAGGTGTGTCCAAAGATACAACGTATTCGGACCTTCACTTTAAGCCAATTAAAAGccaatttacagtgcattcggaaagtattcagaccccttccctttttccacattttcttatgttaattaaagccttattctaaaagtgatattaaaaaaataaaaatccagGCCTCCCggatggcgcagtggttaagggcactgtactgcagcaccagctgtgccaccagagattctgggtttgtgtccaggctctgtcataaccggccgcgaccgggaggtccgtggggcgacgcacaattggcctagagtAGTCCGgtttagggaggggttggccggcagggatatccttgtctcatcgcgcaccagcgactcctgtggtgggcacCAGCGCAGTACGCgccaaccaaggttgccaggtgcacgatgtttcctccgacacattggtgcggctggcttccgggttggatgcgtgctgtgttaagaagcagtgcggcttggttggcttgtgtatcggaggacgcatgactttcaacctttgtctctcccgagcccgtacgggagttgtagcgatgagacaagatagttgctactaacaattggataccatgaaattggggagaaaaagggcaacaatttttttttttta
This is a stretch of genomic DNA from Oncorhynchus nerka isolate Pitt River linkage group LG25, Oner_Uvic_2.0, whole genome shotgun sequence. It encodes these proteins:
- the LOC115109514 gene encoding tripartite motif-containing protein 44-like isoform X4, whose amino-acid sequence is MTDQGKPWRGSGGPEEEELPQMDGSCDACEPDEAQQATQVCYTCSFAFCSTHAEKHVHSTRHLLTPYDQEVAQPQARSQQPARDRDPREGDERVREIGRRAEQEVVENGACGGAGVQENEACGGERVQGEGKVDDEDDGDEEAVAAPEGGSKRETVTVERLRCNEHGQEGTLYCKTDEKVICVVCAVQGEHREHEIITLHEAYIWQKSREGYDLLGCTQNMADHIKTKWTNPEMSTEQLEAYVNSQFDELHRLVRLEEKRTLHLVDLKEAFLTAAAAEKIAEITVHTERLQEEMACITQQLGQLDQAEAQPGAGVAALAQGGPCPRPARDIEARPRT
- the LOC115109514 gene encoding tripartite motif-containing protein 44-like isoform X3, which produces MTDQGKPWRGSGGPEEEELPQMDGSCDACEPDEAQQATQVCYTCSFAFCSTHAEKHVHSTRHLLTPYDQEVAQPQARSQQPARDRDPREGDERVREIGRRAEQEVVENGACGGAGVQENEACGGERVQGEGKVDDEDDGDEEAVAAPEGGSKRETVTVERLRCNEHGQEGTLYCKTDEKVICVVCAVQGEHREHEIITLHEAYIWQKSREGYDLLGCTQNMADHIKTKWTNPEMSTEQLEAYVNSQFDELHRLVRLEEKRTLHLVDLKEAFLTAAAAEKIAEITVHTERLQEEMACITQQLGQLDQAEAQPGAGVAALAQGGPCPRPAQRDIEARPRT
- the LOC115109514 gene encoding tripartite motif-containing protein 44-like isoform X1, whose translation is MTDQGKPWRGSGGPEEEELPQMDGSCDACEPDEAQQATQVCYTCSFAFCSTHAEKHVHSTRHLLTPYDQEVAQPQARSQQPARDRDPREGDERVREIGRRAEQEVVENGACGGAGVQENEACGGERVQGEGKVDDEDDGDEEAVAAPEGGSKRETVTVERLRCNEHGQEGTLYCKTDEKVICVVCAVQGEHREHEIITLHEAYIWQKSREGYDLLGCTQNMADHIKTKWTNPEMSTEQLEAYVNSQFDELHRLVRLEEKRTLHLVDLKEAFLTAAAAEKIAEITVHTERLQEEMACITQQLGQLDQAEAQPGAGVAALAQGGPCPRPAQRDIEARPRLPEPRRDPQDPRDYGEGGSRSSMGHAP
- the LOC115109514 gene encoding tripartite motif-containing protein 44-like isoform X2 produces the protein MTDQGKPWRGSGGPEEEELPQMDGSCDACEPDEAQQATQVCYTCSFAFCSTHAEKHVHSTRHLLTPYDQEVAQPQARSQQPARDRDPREGDERVREIGRRAEQEVVENGACGGAGVQENEACGGERVQGEGKVDDEDDGDEEAVAAPEGGSKRETVTVERLRCNEHGQEGTLYCKTDEKVICVVCAVQGEHREHEIITLHEAYIWQKSREGYDLLGCTQNMADHIKTKWTNPEMSTEQLEAYVNSQFDELHRLVRLEEKRTLHLVDLKEAFLTAAAAEKIAEITVHTERLQEEMACITQQLGQLDQAEAQPGAGVAALAQGGPCPRPARDIEARPRLPEPRRDPQDPRDYGEGGSRSSMGHAP